The following proteins are encoded in a genomic region of Streptomyces lunaelactis:
- the rplI gene encoding 50S ribosomal protein L9 has translation MKIILTHEVSGLGAAGDVVDVKDGYARNYLVPRGFAIRWTKGGEKDVAQIRRARKIHEIATIEQANSIKGQLEAVKVRLAVRSGDAGRLFGSVTPADIASAIKAAGGPEVDKRRVELGSPIKTLGSHQVSVRLHPEVAAKLGVEVIAA, from the coding sequence ATGAAGATCATCCTCACCCACGAGGTCTCTGGCCTCGGTGCCGCCGGCGACGTCGTTGACGTCAAGGACGGATACGCTCGCAACTACCTGGTCCCGCGTGGTTTCGCGATCCGCTGGACCAAGGGTGGCGAGAAGGACGTGGCGCAGATCCGCCGCGCCCGCAAGATCCACGAGATCGCGACCATCGAGCAGGCCAATTCGATCAAGGGCCAGCTCGAAGCCGTCAAGGTCCGTCTGGCTGTTCGCTCCGGCGACGCCGGCCGTCTCTTCGGTTCCGTCACCCCGGCCGACATCGCCTCGGCGATCAAGGCTGCCGGTGGTCCGGAGGTCGACAAGCGCCGCGTTGAGCTCGGTTCGCCGATCAAGACCCTGGGTTCGCACCAGGTGTCTGTGCGTCTGCACCCCGAGGTTGCCGCGAAGCTTGGCGTCGAGGTCATCGCCGCCTGA